One region of Manduca sexta isolate Smith_Timp_Sample1 chromosome 25, JHU_Msex_v1.0, whole genome shotgun sequence genomic DNA includes:
- the LOC115448367 gene encoding splicing factor 45 gives MSLYDDLDTIKARTTEKVAGWSSGIKLLQSQLQLKKAAVTQPKREALRRSTQVLTPVIDLKSKQKDDDESNSNSPKRQPKTLTASLNVRDFDWNVANEYDPLWPNDYEKVAKEIQAKRLQLDGADRNDRSERKRKSRFGDDEDTIPEKTLVPMQPEEEEAEEIGKRAAGVAIAPPPSLTAGTSSPPTPAVSLPISNASPSPSPGFSIGGYGASSVAAKIMAKYGFKEGQGLGKKEQGMSVALQVEKTSKRGGRIIHEKDGNVMPPPGFAMPTLPGPDSPNAASNSPQLSKQEPSITEIMKSPSKVVLLRNMVGPGDVDDELEPEVKDECNTKYGEVVKVLIFEMPNAPSDEAVRIFVEFKRIESAIKAVVDLNGRFFGGRQVKAGFYNVEKFITLQLTE, from the exons ATGTCGCTTTACGACGATCTTGATACTATAAAAGCTCGGACAACAGAGAAGGTGGCCGGTTGGTCTTCTGGTATAAAGTTACTTCAATCACAGTTACAATTGAAGAAAGCGGCTGTAACACAACCCAAACGAGAGGCATTAAGGCGTTCTACGCAG gtGTTGACTCCTGTGATAGATTTAAAAAGCAAGCAAAAAGATGATGATGAATCAAATTCTAACAGCCCAAAGAGGCAACCAAAAACATTAACAGCATCATTAAATGTTCGTGATTTTGACTGGAATGTGGCAAATGAATATGATCCTTTGTGGCCTAATGATTATGAAAAAGTTGCTAAAG AAATACAAGCAAAAAGATTACAACTTGATGGTGCTGACCGCAATGATAGGTCAGAAAGAAAACGTAAAAGTAGATTTGGAGATGATGAGGATACTATTCCAGAAAAAACACTTGTACCTAtg CAACCAGAAGAGGAAGAAGCTGAAGAGATAGGTAAACGTGCTGCTGGTGTTGCCATAGCACCACCACCTTCCCTCACTGCTGGGACTTCATCTCCACCAACACCAGCTGTTTCACTACCTATATCCAATGCAAGTCCATCTCCATCACCTGGATTCTCAATCGGAGGCTACGGTGCTAGCTCTGTTGCTGCTAAAATAATGGCCAAATATGGATTTAAG GAAGGCCAAGGTTTGGGTAAAAAAGAACAGGGTATGTCAGTTGCATTGCAAGTTGAGAAAACGTCAAAAAGGGGTGGCCGCATTATTCATGAAAAGGATGGCAATGTTATGCCACCACCAGGCTTTGCTATGCCTACATTGCCTGGACCAg ATTCTCCAAATGCTGCTTCAAATTCACCACAGCTTTCTAAACAAGAACCATCCATCACTGAAATAATGAAATCGCCAAGCAAAGTTGTTCTATTGCGG AATATGGTGGGTCCAGGCGACGTGGATGACGAACTTGAACCAGAAGTGAAAGATGAATGTAACACCAAGTATGGAGAAGTAGTCAAGgtgttaatatttgaaatgcCAAATGCGCCCTCAGATGAAGCTGTAAGAATATTTGTAGAATTCAAACGAATAGAAAGTGCGATTAAAGCTGTAGTTGACTTGAATGGCCGGTTTTTCGGTGGAAGACAGGTTAAGGCAGGATTCTATAatgttgaaaaatttattactcTGCAGTTGACTGAATAG